The following coding sequences are from one Triticum aestivum cultivar Chinese Spring chromosome 5A, IWGSC CS RefSeq v2.1, whole genome shotgun sequence window:
- the LOC123104764 gene encoding phytoene synthase 2, chloroplastic, translating to MLSTARAVTSPAACAAQHQQHGGSRFVVFLAGDDGRGAAGSSSVRAPRPRSVAARAAGSSNHAVCLEAAAPWSMDCVAAPATVSYEESVRQVVLKQAALAASTTPRKARHAGRDAGVLDAAFDRCGAVCKEYAKTFYLATQLMTPERRRAIWAIYVWCRRTDELVDGPNAAHTSALALDRWESRLDGVFAGRPYDMLDAALADAVAAFPAVDERPFRDMVQGMRMDLAKSRYATFDELYLYCYRVAGTVGLMTVPVMGVSPGSQADVETVYAGALALGVANQLTNILRDVGEDARRGRIYLPQDELAMAGISEADIFAGRVTDEWRSFMKGQIARARAYFKQAEQGAAELNQESRWPVWASLLLYRQILDEIEANGYDNFSKRAYVPKAKKLAALPKAYLRSLMPPPSSQRRR from the exons ATGCTCTCCACGGCCCGCGCGGTGACCTCGCCCGCCGCGTGCGCTGCCCAGCACCAGCAGCATGGCGGGAGCCGGTTCGTCGTGTTCCTGGCCGGCGATGACGGGAGGGGAGCTGCCGGTTCCAGCAGCGTGCGTGCGCCGAGGCCGCGCTCTGTGGCAGCGCGTGCCGCCGGCTCGTCCAACCACGCTGTCTGCCTCGAGGCGGCCGCGCCGTGGAGCATGGACTGTGTCGCGGCGCCGGCGACCGTGTCGTACGAGGAGAGCGTGCGCCAGGTCGTGCTCAAGCAGGCGGCGCTCGCGGCCTCGACCACGCCGAGGAAGGCGCGGCACGCCGGCCGTGACGCCGGCGTGCTGGACGCGGCCTTCGACCGCTGCGGCGCGGTGTGCAAGGAGTACGCCAAGACGTTCTACCTGGCCACGCAGCTGATGACGCCGGAACGGAGGCGGGCGATCTGGGCGATATACG TGTGGTGCCGGAGGACGGACGAGCTGGTGGACGGCCCGAACGCGGCGCACACGTCGGCGCTGGCGCTGGACCGCTGGGAGTCGCGCCTCGACGGCGTCTTCGCCGGCCGGCCCTACGACATGCTCGACGCGGCGCTGGCCGACGCCGTGGCCGCCTTCCCGGCGGTCGACGAGCGGCCGTTCCGGGACATGGTCCAGGGGATGCGCATGGACCTCGCCAAGTCCCGCTACGCCACCTTCGACGAGCTCTACCTCTACTGCTACCGCGTGGCCGGCACCGTGGGGCTCATGACCGTCCCCGTCATGGGTGTCTCCCCGGGCTCCCAGGCGGACGTGGAGACGGTGTACGCCGGCGCGCTCGCCCTCGGCGTCGCCAACCAGCTCACCAACATCCTCAGGGACGTCGGCGAGGA TGCGAGGAGGGGAAGGATCTACCTGCCGCAGGACGAGCTAGCCATGGCCGGCATCTCCGAGGCGGACATCTTCGCCGGCCGTGTCACCGACGAGTGGAGGAGCTTCATGAAGGGACAGATCGCGAGGGCCAGGGCCTACTTCAAACAAGCCGAGCAAGGCGCCGCCGAGCTCAACCAGGAGAGCCGATGGCCG GTGTGGGCATCTCTGCTTCTGTACCGGCAGATCCTGGACGAGATCGAGGCCAACGGCTACGACAACTTCAGCAAGCGGGCCTATGTTCCCAAGGCCAAGAAGCTGGCGGCGCTGCCCAAAGCTTACCTCAGGTCCCTcatgcctcctccttcttcgcAGAGGCGCCGTTGA